The following are encoded together in the Candida orthopsilosis Co 90-125, chromosome 5 draft sequence genome:
- a CDS encoding Toa2 TFIIA small subunit, with protein sequence MSTPAYYELYRRSTIGVTLADALDTLISDEKIQPQLANRILNNFDRIIAENLKNESNIAKSKLTFKGDLDTYRFCDDVWTFIIKNVLVKMTDLSGSTTGSSGGSDGDLELHVDKFKIVACNARKAGEP encoded by the coding sequence ATGAGTACACCAGCATACTACGAACTATATAGAAGGTCAACCATAGGAGTAACCCTAGCCGATGCTCTCGACACATTAATTTCCGATGAAAAAATCCAACCACAATTGGCTAATCGTattttaaacaatttcGATCGAATAATTgctgaaaatttgaaaaatgaacTGAATATAGCCAAGCTGAAATTAACATTTAAGGGTGATTTGGATACGTATCGATTTTGTGATGACGTATGGACTTTTATTATTAAAAATGTGTTGGTCAAGATGACGGATTTAAGTGGGTCTACTACTGGATCGAGTGGTGGGAGTGATGGCGATTTGGAGCTTcatgttgataaattcaaGATTGTTGCTTGTAATGCGAGAAAAGCTGGTGAGCCATAA